One window of Quercus robur chromosome 5, dhQueRobu3.1, whole genome shotgun sequence genomic DNA carries:
- the LOC126728022 gene encoding B3 domain-containing protein At4g01580-like encodes MASQWRRDNDDGPADRSPHFFKIILQNAVQEGKLRIPDKFVQKFGVDLSDMAFLTIPNGRKWKVKLAQHAGGVWFQNGWSEFASSHGVAVGHLLVFKYEGNSQFHVLIFDATATEVDYTLDDEQHVHHRIEDDESDDSSVEIIKHFYRGEGSGSAHPKKDGSVAKNLVIANAFKSENPLFTVTMRPSYINGKDRASLPQHIINYLPRDGFTKDYTKASILPVKLQIVDRLWPVKLYIYERSGGSSCVVSAGWSAFVRENSLQVGDVCVFELIMRDGVVLNVHIFKCQD; translated from the exons ATGGCTTCTCAATGGCGGAGAGACAACGACGATGGTCCTGCTGATCGGTCCCCACACTTTTTCAAGATTATTCTGCAGAATGCTGTTCAGGAAGGAAAGCTT CGGATTCCAGATAAGTTCGTGCAGAAATTTGGAGTGGACCTGTCAGATATGGCCTTTCTCACTATTCCAAATGGTAGAAAATGGAAAGTCAAGTTGGCACAACATGCTGGGGGGGTTTGGTTTCAAAATGGTTGGTCCGAATTTGCAAGCTCTCATGGTGTAGCCGTGGGGCACTTGCTGGTTttcaaatatgaaggaaattcacaGTTTCATGTACTCATATTTGATGCCACTGCAACAGAAGTAGACTATACTTTAGACGACGAACAACATGTACATCATAGGATCGAAGATGATGAGAGTGATGACAGCTCTGTTGAAATCATCAAACACTTTTATAGGGGAGAGGGTTCAG GATCAGCCCATCCTAAGAAAGACGGTAGTGTAGCTAAAAATCTTGTTATAGCCAATGCTTTTAAATCAGAAAATCCCCTTTTCACTGTTACCATGCGTCCATCCTACATTAATGGCAAGGATCGTGCG AGTTTACCCCAACACATTATCAACTACTTACCAAGAGACGGGTTTACCAAGGACTACACCAAAGCAAGTATACTCCCTGTCAAGCTCCAGATTGTGGACCGATTATGGCCTGTGAAGCTATACATTTATGAACGAAGTGGGGGTTCATCATGTGTCGTATCAGCTGGTTGGTCTGCGTTTGTGAGGGAAAATAGTTTGCAAGTAGGAGATGTTTGCGTATTTGAGCTGATTATGAGGGACGGTGTTGTGTTAAATGTCCACATTTTCAAGTGCCAAGACTAA